Part of the Halopseudomonas maritima genome, AGATGTTGCCAGAACCCGGACGCAGGAATACGCGGGCGGTGGCAGTTTTACGACGGCCGGTGCCGTAGTTTTGTGTCGCCGACATGGTGAACTCCTGTTAGATCTTCAGTTCTTGGGGCTGTTGTGCAGCATGCGGATGAGCGGCGCCTTTGTACACCTTCATCTTGCGATACATTGCACGACCCAGAGGGTTCTTCGGCAACATGCCCTTGACGGCAGTTTCGATCACGCGCTCAGGAGCACGCTGGATCAGCTTTTCAAAGTTGATCGACTTGATACCGCCCGGAAAACCGGAGTGGCTGTAGTAGATCTTGTCCTGAGTCTTGTTACCGGTTACCTGAACTTTCTCGGCATTGATGATGACGATGTAGTCACCGGTATCAACATGCGGGGTGTATTCGGGCTTGTGCTTACCGCGCAGGCGCGAGGCAACTTCGGTAGCCAGGCGACCCAGGGTCAGGCCTTCGGCATCCACGACGTACCAGTCGCGTTTTACGGTTTCAGGTTTTGCGCTGAAAGTTTTCATCAATCCTAGCCTCAGAGGCCGCCTTAAATAGAAGACGGCGAATCTTACAGAACGAAATGTGTTTTTACAAGACAACAAAGCCTAGAACAGACACTCAGTGGGGGCTGCGTGGGTCTGGGTGGCATCTGTGCTGTAACAACAACGACAGGCTAGGCATCCTGTCGAGAGTGCGCGGCATTATGCCAATCGGCGGGAAAAATTCAACCTTTATTTCATCGCCAGCAGCGATCACATCAGCCCTGGTCTGCACTATTCCAATGCGTCGCGGCAGCGCGCAGAATCAGCGACAAACCATGACGCATAATAGAACCAACCGGCGCCACCTCAGTCCAGATAGTCATAGACACCCTCAGGCAACCCAAGGAGCAACCCATGCAATACCGCCCTCTCGGCCGCAGCAACCTCAAGGTCAGCGCCCTCTGCCTGGGCACCATGACCTGGGGGGAACAGAACACGCAGCAAGAGGCTTTCGCCCAGATTGATCGCGCCCGCGACGCCGGCGTCAACTTCATCGATACCGCCGAGATGTACCCGGTGCCCCCCAAGGGCGACACCTACGGCGCAACAGAGAGCATCATCGGCAACTTCTTCGCCCAGCGTGGCGGTCGCGACAAGTGGATTCTTGCCAGCAAGATTGCCGGCCCGGGCAATGGCATGACATACCTGCGCGACGGCCGCACACGCTTCACCCGCGAGCATATCAACCAGGCCATCGACGGCAGCCTGCAGCGCCTGCAGACTGACTACGTTGACCTCTACCAGCTGCACTGGCCCGACCGGCAGACCAACTTTTTCGGTCAGCTGGGCTATCGTCACAACCCGGACGATGAGCTGACAGCTTTTGAAGACACGCTGGAAGCGCTGGACGCTCTGGTCAAGGCCGGCAAAGTACGCCACATCGGCCTGTCCAACGAGACCCCCTGGGGTGTCAGCCGCTTTCTGCACCTGGCCGACAGCCGGGGCTGGCCACGCATGGTGTCGATCCAGAATCCGTACAACCTGCTCAACCGCAGCTACGAGGTCGGCCTGGCAGAAATGTCGATACGCGAGCAAATTGGACTACTGGCCTATTCACCTCTAGCGTTCGGCGCACTGACCGGCAAGTACCTCAACGGCCTACGCCCGGAAAAAGCGCGCCTGACGCTATTCGAACGCTTTGTACGCTACAGCAACCCGCAGGCCCAAAAAGCCTGTGCTCGCTATGTGCAACTGGCTCGCGACCACGGCATGGACCCGGCGCAGATGGCGCTGGCCTTTGTCACCCGCCAGCCCTTTGTCACCAGCAACATCATCGGTGCCACCAACATGGATCAGCTCAACCGCAACCTCAGCAGCATCAACATGGGGCTGACCGACAGCGTGCTCAAGGCCATTTCCGACATCCATCAAAGCCAGCCCAACCCCGCCCCCTGACGTTAAGGAAGCACCGCCGAATGAGCACCCCCAAGGGGTGCTCTGCAGCCACCGCTTGACCCGCCACGCCACTCAGTAGACACTCGCCACCTGCGGCCATTTCGGCCATTTGTGTCCGATCTACCCTGCTCAAAGACAACAACGATGAACAGCAGCGCCACCCC contains:
- a CDS encoding NADP(H)-dependent aldo-keto reductase — translated: MQYRPLGRSNLKVSALCLGTMTWGEQNTQQEAFAQIDRARDAGVNFIDTAEMYPVPPKGDTYGATESIIGNFFAQRGGRDKWILASKIAGPGNGMTYLRDGRTRFTREHINQAIDGSLQRLQTDYVDLYQLHWPDRQTNFFGQLGYRHNPDDELTAFEDTLEALDALVKAGKVRHIGLSNETPWGVSRFLHLADSRGWPRMVSIQNPYNLLNRSYEVGLAEMSIREQIGLLAYSPLAFGALTGKYLNGLRPEKARLTLFERFVRYSNPQAQKACARYVQLARDHGMDPAQMALAFVTRQPFVTSNIIGATNMDQLNRNLSSINMGLTDSVLKAISDIHQSQPNPAP
- the rplM gene encoding 50S ribosomal protein L13, which produces MKTFSAKPETVKRDWYVVDAEGLTLGRLATEVASRLRGKHKPEYTPHVDTGDYIVIINAEKVQVTGNKTQDKIYYSHSGFPGGIKSINFEKLIQRAPERVIETAVKGMLPKNPLGRAMYRKMKVYKGAAHPHAAQQPQELKI